The Lycium barbarum isolate Lr01 chromosome 9, ASM1917538v2, whole genome shotgun sequence genome has a segment encoding these proteins:
- the LOC132610272 gene encoding translocator protein homolog has translation MASSQDQLKHRSTTKAQQDEQQNEPLQTEQYQKADNDDTKMNKTIRSSTRKQIAKRGLKSLGIALSIPLLLTLLDISFFGSSYQYAKMDKPFWIPRLWALHLACLGSAFLMGLSAWLVWAEGGFHRQPMAMLLYLSQLGLSLAWDPVVFKAGATKVGLVLCMALFGVLIACVRAFKNVNPTAGNLVKPCLGWAVLLSLVNLKLVFN, from the coding sequence ATGGCTTCTTCTCAAGATCAACTCAAACACAGAAGCACCACCAAAGCACAACAAGATGAACAACAAAATGAACCTCTACAAACAGAACAATACCAAAAAGCTGATAACGATGATACAAAAATGAACAAAACCATCAGATCATCAACAAGAAAACAGATAGCCAAACGAGGCCTTAAGTCATTGGGAATAGCTTTATCCATCCCACTATTATTAACTCTCCTAGACATCTCCTTTTTTGGTTCAAGTTACCAGTATGCAAAAATGGATAAGCCTTTTTGGATCCCACGTTTATGGGCTTTACACTTGGCTTGTTTGGGTTCTGCTTTTCTTATGGGCCTTTCTGCTTGGCTTGTTTGGGCTGAAGGTGGGTTTCATCGACAGCCTATGGCTATGCTTTTGTATTTAAGTCAATTGGGCTTGAGTTTGGCTTGGGATCCAGTGGTGTTCAAGGCTGGAGCTACTAAGGTTGGGTTGGTATTGTGTATGGCTTTGTTTGGAGTGTTGATTGCGTGTGTTAGAGCTTTTAAAAACGTGAATCCTACAGCTGGGAATCTGGTTAAACCTTGCCTTGGATGGGCTGTGCTTTTGAGTCTAGTAAATCTTAAGCTTGTATTCAACTAG